In one window of Microtus pennsylvanicus isolate mMicPen1 chromosome 2, mMicPen1.hap1, whole genome shotgun sequence DNA:
- the Ube2c gene encoding ubiquitin-conjugating enzyme E2 C, which yields MASQNRDPAATSVAAVRKGAEPSGGAARGPVGKRLQQELMTLMMSGDKGISAFPESDNLFKWVGTIHGAAGTVYEDLRYKLSLEFPSGYPYNAPTVKFLTPCYHPNVDTQGNICLDILKDKWSALYDVRTILLSIQSLLGEPNIDSPLNTHAAELWKNPTAFKKYLQETYSKQVSSQEP from the exons ATGGCCTCGCAAAACCGCGACCCAGCTGCCACCAGCGTCGCCGCCGTTCGCAAGGGAGCCGAGCCCAGCGGGGGTGCCGCCCGGGGCCCGGTGGGCAAGAG GCTACAACAGGAGCTGATGACCCTCATG ATGTCTGGTGACAAAGGGATTTCCGCCTTCCCTGAATCAGACAACCTGTTCAAATGGGTAGGGACCATCCATGGAGCAGCCGGCACA GTATATGAAGACCTGAGGTATAAGCTCTCACTCGAGTTCCCCAGTGGCTACCCTTACAACGCACCCACGGTGAAGTTCCTCACGCCCTGCTACCACCCCAACGTAGACACCCAGGGGAACATCTGCCTGGACATCCTCAAGGATAAGTGGTCCGCGCTGTATGATGTCAGGACCATCTTGCTGTCTATCCAGAGCCTGCTAGGAG AACCCAACATCGATAGCCCATTGAACACACACGCTGCTGAGCTCTGGAAAAACCCCACAG CATTTAAGAAGTACCTGCAAGAAACCTATTCAAAGCAGGTCTCCAGTCAAGAGCCCTGA
- the Dnttip1 gene encoding deoxynucleotidyltransferase terminal-interacting protein 1 isoform X2, which produces MGATGDTEQPRGPGVGERGSLELGDAGAAGQPVLTNPWNIMIKHRQVQRRGRRSQMTTSFTDPAISMDLLRAVLQPSINEEIQSVFNKYMKFFQKAALNVRDNVGEEVDAEQLIQEACRSCLEQAKLLFSDGEKVIPRLTHELPGIKRGRQAEEESHRGSPIPKKRKGRPPGHVVSNDRAAAGMVWKPKSCEPIRREGPKWDPARLNESTTFVLGSRANKALGMGGTRGRIYIKHPHLFKYAADPQDKHWLAEQHHMRATGGKMAYLLIEEDIRDLAASDDYRGCLDLKLEELKSFVLPSWMVEKMRKYMETLRTENEHRAAEAPPQT; this is translated from the exons ATGGGGGCGACTGGCGACACCGAGCAGCCGCGGGGCCCCGGCGTGGGGGAACGAGGCAGCCTGGAGTTGGGCGACGCTGGCGCGGCAGGACAGCCGGTTCTCACG AACCCTTGGAACATAATGATAAAACACCGGCAGGTGCAGCGAAGGGGCCGCCGCTCGCAGATGACTACAAG TTTCACAGACCCAGCGATCTCTATGGATCTCCTCCGTGCTGTCTTGCAGCCAAGCATCAATGAGGAGATCCAGAGTGTCTTCAACAAGTACATGAAG TTCTTCCAGAAGGCAGCATTGAACGTGCGAGACAATGTCGGGGAAGAAGTAGACGCGGAGCAGCTGATTCAGGAGGCCTGCCGGAGCTGCCTGGAGCAG GCAAAGCTACTCTTCTCAGATGGAGAAAAGGTGATACCCAGATTGACCCATGAACTTCCAGGGATCAAG CGTGGCAGGCAAGCAGAAGAGGAGTCCCACCGAGGAAGCCCCATTCCCAAAAAG AGGAAAGGTCGGCCTCCTGGACACGTCGTGTCAAATGACCGGGCAGCAGCTGGCATGGT ATGGAAACCAAAGTCCTGTGAGCCAATTCGCCGAGAAGGGCCCAAG TGGGACCCAGCTCGGCTGAATGAATCTACCACCTTTGTTTTGGGGTCTCGAGCCAACAA gGCCTTAGGGATGGGAGGCACCAGAGGGAGAATCTACATCAAGCACCCACACCTCTTTAAG TATGCGGCAGATCCTCAGGACAAGCACTGGCTAGCTGAGCAGCATCATATGCGGGCAACAGGCGGAAAGATG GCCTACCTTCTCATTGAGGAGGACATCCGAGACCTGGCTGCTAGCGATGACTACAG AGGATGCTTGGACCTGAAGTTGGAGGAGCTGAAGTCCTTTGTCCTGCCATCCTGGATGGTTGAGAAGATGCGGAAGTACATGGAGACACTACGAACTGAAAATGAGCATCGTGCTGCTGAAGCACCGCCCCAGACCTGA
- the Dnttip1 gene encoding deoxynucleotidyltransferase terminal-interacting protein 1 isoform X1: MGATGDTEQPRGPGVGERGSLELGDAGAAGQPVLTNPWNIMIKHRQVQRRGRRSQMTTSFTDPAISMDLLRAVLQPSINEEIQSVFNKYMKFFQKAALNVRDNVGEEVDAEQLIQEACRSCLEQAKLLFSDGEKVIPRLTHELPGIKRGRQAEEESHRGSPIPKKRKGRPPGHVVSNDRAAAGMVRWKPKSCEPIRREGPKWDPARLNESTTFVLGSRANKALGMGGTRGRIYIKHPHLFKYAADPQDKHWLAEQHHMRATGGKMAYLLIEEDIRDLAASDDYRGCLDLKLEELKSFVLPSWMVEKMRKYMETLRTENEHRAAEAPPQT, translated from the exons ATGGGGGCGACTGGCGACACCGAGCAGCCGCGGGGCCCCGGCGTGGGGGAACGAGGCAGCCTGGAGTTGGGCGACGCTGGCGCGGCAGGACAGCCGGTTCTCACG AACCCTTGGAACATAATGATAAAACACCGGCAGGTGCAGCGAAGGGGCCGCCGCTCGCAGATGACTACAAG TTTCACAGACCCAGCGATCTCTATGGATCTCCTCCGTGCTGTCTTGCAGCCAAGCATCAATGAGGAGATCCAGAGTGTCTTCAACAAGTACATGAAG TTCTTCCAGAAGGCAGCATTGAACGTGCGAGACAATGTCGGGGAAGAAGTAGACGCGGAGCAGCTGATTCAGGAGGCCTGCCGGAGCTGCCTGGAGCAG GCAAAGCTACTCTTCTCAGATGGAGAAAAGGTGATACCCAGATTGACCCATGAACTTCCAGGGATCAAG CGTGGCAGGCAAGCAGAAGAGGAGTCCCACCGAGGAAGCCCCATTCCCAAAAAG AGGAAAGGTCGGCCTCCTGGACACGTCGTGTCAAATGACCGGGCAGCAGCTGGCATGGT caGATGGAAACCAAAGTCCTGTGAGCCAATTCGCCGAGAAGGGCCCAAG TGGGACCCAGCTCGGCTGAATGAATCTACCACCTTTGTTTTGGGGTCTCGAGCCAACAA gGCCTTAGGGATGGGAGGCACCAGAGGGAGAATCTACATCAAGCACCCACACCTCTTTAAG TATGCGGCAGATCCTCAGGACAAGCACTGGCTAGCTGAGCAGCATCATATGCGGGCAACAGGCGGAAAGATG GCCTACCTTCTCATTGAGGAGGACATCCGAGACCTGGCTGCTAGCGATGACTACAG AGGATGCTTGGACCTGAAGTTGGAGGAGCTGAAGTCCTTTGTCCTGCCATCCTGGATGGTTGAGAAGATGCGGAAGTACATGGAGACACTACGAACTGAAAATGAGCATCGTGCTGCTGAAGCACCGCCCCAGACCTGA